The following coding sequences lie in one Mercenaria mercenaria strain notata chromosome 5, MADL_Memer_1, whole genome shotgun sequence genomic window:
- the LOC128557246 gene encoding gastrula zinc finger protein XlCGF67.1-like has protein sequence MIRLQAGGTVMASNKNIETDLESNDNVKAVYTCSICSVEYTTKGDPFRHKEHVHLGKTDTLKCHICQRELSNKHKLKRHIETVHRPKENDTESCYICKAKFKTNGYLERHVRLVHHQKQLSCDVCSQEFGAKEEYRRHIAIHTRPKCSLCRESFVSIRRLIEHEKTIHGNERPFECSVCKKSFKTKGNLTEHLTCHSDERKFECNLCQKSFARRPHLKEHMQIHSEKKTISVYQM, from the coding sequence ATGATAAGATTACAGGCAGGCGGTACAGTGATGGCAAGCAATAAAAACATAGAAACAGATCTAGAATCAAATGATAATGTCAAGGCAGTTTATACATGCAGCATCTGCTCTGTTGAGTACACTACAAAAGGAGATCCGTTTAGGCACAAAGAACACGTACATTTAGGTAAAACAGACACTTTGAAATGTCACATTTGTCAACGTGAACTAAGCAATAAGCATAAGTTGAAGAGGCACATTGAAACAGTTCACAGGCCAAAAGAAAATGACACAGAATCATGCTATATCTGCAAGGCGAAGTTTAAAACCAATGGGTATTTAGAGAGACATGTAAGACTCGTACATCATCAGAAACAACTTTCTTGTGATGTGTGCAGCCAAGAGTTTGGTGCAAAAGAGGAATATCGGAGACATATTGCTATCCATACTAGACCTAAGTGCTCTCTTTGCAGGGAGTCATTTGTGTCAATCAGACGTTTGATAGAACATGAAAAAACAATTCATGGCAATGAAAGACCTTTTGAGTGTTCAGTTTGCAAGAAATCTTTCAAAACTAAAGGTAACCTCACTGAGCATCTAACATGTCATTCGGATGAAAGAAAGTTTGAATGCAATTTATGTCAAAAGTCTTTTGCCAGGCGACCTCATCTTAAAGAGCATATGCAAAtacacagtgaaaaaaaaaccatttcaGTGTACCAAATGTGA